Within Sardina pilchardus chromosome 21, fSarPil1.1, whole genome shotgun sequence, the genomic segment AGGATCTCACAAATTTAAAGTCACTGGTGCGCGATCCCGTAGTCAAATACGCATCATAATTATAAGCGCTGCGGACGCTCCGCAAAGTTCCAGTGCCATCCACGTCTGCGTAATTTGGAGGGAGATATGCGCTCGGAATGGCTACAGCACCATCAAACAACAGTCTGGGCTTTCTCCTGTGGCAAAACTTCACAGCCAAAATTATAATCATAAAAGTGAGGAAGAAGGTAGAAACAGACACCAGTGCAATAATCAAATACATGGTGAGTTTAGATCCAGTATCCTGAAATGAGTCTTTCAGCTCGGGGATCTCCGCTAAATTATCAGAAATAAGTAAGTACACTGTGCATGTTGCTGATAGAAGTGTCTGGCCGTTATCCCTCACTGACACAATCAGGTTCTGTTTCATGCCAtcgttttcagaaatgtctcTCTGCGTCCTGATCTCTCCACTGTGGGTGCCGATGGTGAAAAGTCCTGGATCAGTAGCTTTAACGATATGATAAGAAAGCCACGCGTTCTGCCCTGAGTCTGCGTCCACGGCAATGACCTTGGAGACCAGAGAGTTCGCCTGCACAGCTTTGGGCACCATCTCGGTCATGAGTGAATTGCCCTCAGGAGCTGGGTATAGGATCTGCGGTGTGTTATCGTTCTCATCAGCTATCATAACGCTGACAGTAACATTGCTACTGAGCGGAGGAGACCCGTTATCTCGGGCAATGACTTGGACATTGAAACTTTTCAACTTCTCGTAATCAAATGACCTCACTGCGAGAATGGCACCTGTATCTCCATTaatagagagcagagaggacacTGGAGTGCCGTCTACATCACCAGGATATAGTGCGTAATTCACTGTGCCATTCTGTCTCCAGTCTGGATCCGTGGCAGATACGGAACATATAGGGGAACCtggtttgttattttctgtAATATGCGCCCTGTATGACTGTTGCACGAAAACAGGTGGATTGTCGTTAACATCAGACACTTTTAAGTGCACTGTTTTCGAGGATGAAAGTGATGGAGTGCCTTCATCATTAGCAGTAATGGTGATGTTGTAATCAGATTGCATCTCACGGTCTAATTCGCTAGTGGTCACAAGAGAATAATATTTGTTAATGGACGGGACAAGTTTAAATGGCACATTTGACCCAATGACGCAGCGGACCTCTCCGTTACTCTCAGAATCTCTATCTTGCACATTAATGATGCCGATTTCTGTGTCAGGCGGTGCGTTCTCGGGAATATGGCTATTGAGGGATTTcagaaatatttctggtgtattGTCATTCACATCTGTAAGCTCAATAATGACTTTTGTGTCTGATGATAGACCAAATCCATCTTTCCCTTCAACACGCATTTCAAAAATAGATTCTTCTTCGAAATCTATTAGTCCACTAACTGTAATTTCACCAGTATTAGAATTCAGCGTAAACGCGTTTTTTGCTAATGAAGATGCTCGGCTGAACTCGTAAGTCACTTCTCCATTTATTCCTTCGTCTAAATCTGTTGCACTAACTTTTAACACTAATGTACCCACTGGTGAGTTTTCAGGCAGAGTAGCTCGATACACCTGCTCGGTAAACACCGGAGCATTGTCATTCGCATCCAAAACAGTGACGTGTATCTGGACACTGCCTGATCTGGATGGAATGCCGCCATCAATGGCAGTCAGAATTAAAGttagctcctgctgctgctcacgGTCCAGCTCTTTGTCCAGAACTAATTCAAGATTCTTTCCCCCGTCTTGGTTTGAAGAGACAGCCAACACAAAGTGTTCATTCCTTTCCAGCATATAGTTTTGCACCGCGTTTTGTCCTACATCTGCATCGTGTGCTTCACTCATTCGAAAACGCGCTCCTTTCACAGCTGATTCTCGTATCTCTAATTTTATCACATCTTTGGGGAAGGCTGGTGAATTGTCGTTTATGTCTTGAACATGTAACGTTATTTTGTGAAGCTCCAATGGATTTTCTAACACAAGCTCACATTTCAAAACACACGAGAGTTTCTCTCTGCAGaggctctctctgtccatcatttCGGCGACGGTCAAATCTCCAGTAGCCACATTAATGTTGCAGAAACGTTTGCGGTTACCTTCAGCGTCAATACGAGCCTTCCTAGCGGATAATTCCTTCACATTCAGTCCAAGATCTTTTCCAATATTCCCGATAACATATCCTCGTTTCATCTCCTCCAGCACAGAGTAGCTCACGTCTCCCTTCACACCGTGCACCATGACAAGCAGGCAAAGAAAGAGCATGAGGCAAGCTGCCGGTAATCCTTTGTTCAGCATCCTCTTTAAAGAATATCCCGTTAAATGATGAATGAATTCAACAAATtcagcacataaacacataaaacacagaaAAGTCGTAAGAGCTGATGGATGGACAAGAAACACTACCGGCATGAAATAATCCGCACCATTGTCTAGTTGTTTTCACTGTTACGTGTCCGCGTCCGCGTCACTACAGGGAGGAGAGATGTGTTTTACGTGGATTTTGCTTTTCAACTTATATGGTCAACAGCGACAATTTCAGTATTTACAAGATACTGCAATTCCAACACATCCATACACCAAAATGTTATATTCTAGTTATTTCTCAAAAAGAAAACCACCTGTTCTCACAGCTATGGTCGCACAAAGACCAATATCAACGTAATCGAAAAAAACATAGTCCTCCTATGACAAAACTGACAACCATTTGAGGTCCATGACTCGTCTCTGATTCATATAGTTAGAGGATATTCAACTCAAAGAACAAGTGTTCAAACAAGAGCACATTTATGCAGACAACACGTTTATTCAACAGCTATACCAACCATATAACCTCATCGCAATTTACAAGTGGGCTGTAAAAATCAAGTGTTATGTAAAGTAATCAAGAAGAAATCATAATGCTTATAATCCAGTTGTAGTAACCTTAAGAGAACCAACAATGTCGAACTCAAAACATGAGATTAATATCGAGAGTGATTAGGCAAAATGAATTAGGAAGTTCCCGTATATGTAGCTAAGCACTACATTTAAACCAGAAAAGAAGACATTACAGGGCACTTTCACACATTTGCACGCCACATCTTTCATTTGGAAAGTAAATAGAAACTGTAAAACGTCAGTGATATCAGATGTCATCACATATGTGATGCGAGTGAGGCATTGGAGAGAATTGGGTGTATTGATGAGTCACGTCATACATAATTAAAACAAGCAAAGGATATTATCATATTTTACCTGGGAAGAATCTGTTTCATCACAAGGTCCGAATGGATCTTGGGAGGATGTCTTTCTTAAAGTCATATCAGCAGGAAGGGTGCCATCATTGTAGGATCTCACAAAGTTAAAGTCACTGGTACGTGATCCCGTGGTCAAATACGCGTCGTAATTATAAGCGCTACGGACGCTGCGCAAAGTTCCAGTGCCATCGACGTCTGCGTAATTTGGAGGGAGATAAGCGCTGGGAATGGCAACAGCACCGTCAAATAATAGTCTGGGCTTTCTCCTGTGGCAAAACTTCACAGCCAATATGATAATGATGAAAGTGAGGAAGAAGGTGGAAACAGACACCAGCGCAATAATCAAATAAGTGGTGAGTTTAGATCCAGAGTCTTGAGACGAGTCTTTCAGCTCGGGAATCTCTGCTAAATTATCAGAAATAAGTAAAAACACGGTGCATGTTGCTGATAGAGGTGTCTGACCGTTATCCTTCACGGACACAATCAGGTTCTGTTTCATGCCAtcgttttcagaaatgtctcTCTGCGTCCTGATCTCTCCACTGTGGGTGCCGATGGTGAAAAGTCCTGGATCAGTAGCTTTAACGATGTGATAAGAAAGCCACGCGTTCTGCCCTGAGTCTGCGTCAACTGCAATCACCTTGGAGACCAGAGAGTTCGCCTGCACAGCTTTGGGCACCATCTCGGTCATGAGAGAATTGCCCTCAGGAGCTGGGTATAGGATCTGCGGTGTGTTATCGTTCTCATCAGCTATCATAACGCTGACAGTAACATTGCTACTGAGCGGAGGAGACCCATTATCTCGGGCAATGACTTGGACCTTGAAACTTTTCAACTTCTCGTAATCAAATGACCTCATTGCGAGAATGGCGCCTGTATCTCCATTAATAGACAGCAGAGAGGACACTGGAGTGCCGTCTACATCACCAGGATATAGTGCGTAATTCACTGTGCCATTTTGTCTCCAGTCTGGGTCTGTAGCAGATACGGAGCATATAGGGGAACCtggtttgttattttctgtAATATGCGCTCTGTAAGATTTTTGCAGAAAAACAGGCGGATTGTCGTTAACATCAGCCACCGTTAAGTGCACTATTTTTGAGGATGACAGAGATGGAGTGCCTTCATCAGTAGCAGTGATGGTGATATTATAATCATATTGCATCTCACGGTCTAGTTCACCAGTGGTCACAAGAGAATAGTATTTCTTAATAGATGGGACTAGTTTAAATGGCACATTTGACCCAATGACGCAGCGGACCTCTCCGTTATTCTCAGAATCTCTATCTTGCACATTAATGATGCCGATTTCGGTACCGGGCGGGGCGTTCTCTGGAATGTGACTGTTGAGTGATTTcagaaatatttctggtgtattGTCATTAACATCTGTAAGCTCAATAATGACTTTTGTGTCTGACGACAGACCAAATCCATCTTTCCCTTCAACTTGTATCTCATATATGGATTCTTCCTCAAAATCTATTGGTCCACTAACTGTAATCTCACCAGTGTTAGAATCCAgtgtaaacacatttttttccgATGAAGATGCTCGGCTGAACTCGTAAGTCACTTCTCCATTTATTCCTTCATCTAAATCAGTTGCACTTACTCTTAACACTAATGTGCCCACTGGTGAGTTCTCAGGCAGAGTAGCTCGATACACCTCCTCGGTAAACGCCGGAGCATTGTCATTCGCATCCAGTACAGTGACGTGTATCTGAACACTGCCTGATCTGGGTGGAATGCCTCCATCAATAGCAGTGAGAATTAAAGttagctcctgctgctgctcacgGTCTAGCTCTTTATCCAGAACTAATTCAAGACTCTTCTTGCTGCCTTTGTTAGATGAGACAGCCAATACAAAATGTTCATTCCTGTCTAGTACATAATTCTGCACCGCGTTTTGTCCTATGTCTGCATCGTGTGCTTCGCTCATTCGAAAACGCGCTCCTTTATCTGCAGATTCGCTTATCTCTAATTTAATGACCTCTTTAGAGAAAACTGGTGAATTATCGTTGATATCTTGAACATGCAACGTTATTTTGTGAAGCTCCAATGGAGATTCTAACACTACCTCAAATTTCAAAACGCATGAGAGTTTTTCCTTGCAGaggctctctctgtccatcagtTCGGCGACGGTCAGTTCTCCGCTAGCTAAATTAATGTTGCAGAAACGTTTGCGATTACCTTCAGTGTCGATTCGAGCCTTCCTAGCAGACAATTCCTTCACACTCAGTCCAAGATCTTTTCCAATATTTCCGATAACATATCCTCGTTTCATCTCCTCCATAACAGAATAGCTCACGTCTCCCTTCACACCGTGCACCATGACAAGCAGGCAAAGGAAGAGCATGAGGCAGGCTGCCCGTAATCCTTTGTTCAGCATCTTCTTTTGAAATATACAGTAAAATGGTGAATGATACAAAAAAATCAGCAAATAACCacgtaaaacaaaaacaagtcgTAACAGCTGAAAAACAGAAGAGAACCACTACCGGCATAGAATAATCCACGCCATTGTTTCACCGTTTTGACTGTTACGTGTTCGCGTCGTCACTACAGGGAGGAGAGATGTAATTTTATGTGAATTTGCTTTTCAACTGGCATGGTCAACAGCGACACTTTCAGCATTTATAAGAAACTGCATACACAAAACATCCATACAGCAAAAAGTTATATTCTGGTTATTtccccaaaaagaaaaaaacctgtTCAAACACCTATGGTCACACAAGGAGCAATATCAACGTAACCGAGAGAAAAACAGTCCTCCTATGACAAACCTAACGGCCATCTGAAGTCCATGACTCCTGTCTGATTTATATCATTAGAAGATATTCAGCTGAAAGGAGAAGTGCTCAAACcagaacaaacacagaacacactcatCCAGACAACACAATCATTAAATAGCTAGACCAACCATAAAACCTTATCACAAATGTGTTTACAGGTGAACTGCAACAATCAAGTGGTGTGTAAGGTAATCCAGAAGAATTCAATAGGCTTATAATTCAGTTTTTAGCAACCTCAAGAGAACCAACGATGTCGAACTAAAAACATGAGACTATCGAGtgataagacaaaaaaagtgaggacgttgcagtgtgtgtagtttaAGCACTACATTTAAACCAAAAAAAAGACACCACATAGCACTTTCACACATCTGCACGTCACATCTTTGATTTGGGAAGTAAATAGGAATTGCAAATGTTAGTGATGTTAGATGTTATCATATATCTGATGCTAGTGAGACATTGGGGAGAAGGGGTCTATTGATGAGTCACGTGATATATAATTAAAACAAGCAAAGGGTATTGTTATATTTTACCTGGGAAGACTCTGTTTCATCACAAGGTCCGAATGGATCTTGAGAGGATGTCTTTCTTAAAGTCATACCAGCTGGAAGGGTTCCATCATTGTAGGATCTGACAAATTTAAAGTCACTGGTACGCGATCCCGTGGTCAAATACGCGTCGTAATTATAAGCGCTACGGACGCTGCGCAAAGTTCCAGTGCCATCCACGTCTGCGTAATTTGGAGGGAGATAAGCACTGGGAATGGCCACGGCACCGTCAAACAAAAGTCTGGGCTTTCTCCTGTGGCAAAACTTCACAGCGAAAATGATAATGATGAATGTCAGGAAGAAGGTAGAAACAGACACCAGCGCAATAATCAAATAAGTGGTTAGTTTAGATCCAGAGTCTTTCAGCTCAGGGATCTCCGCTAAATTATCTGAAATAAGTAAAAACACGGTGCATGTTGCTGATAGAGGTGTCTGTCCGTTATCCTTCACGGAGACAATCAGGTTCTGTTTCATGCCAtcgttttcagaaatgtctcTCTGCGTCCTGATCTCTCCACTGTGGGTGCCGATGGTGAAAAGTCCTGGATCAGTAGCTTTAACGATGTGATATGAAAGCCACGCGTTCTGCCCCGAGTCTGCGTCCACTGCAATCACCTTGGAGACCAGAGAGTTCGCCTGCACAGCTTTGGGCACCATCTCGGTCATGAGAGAATTGCCCTCAGCAGCTGGGTATAGGATCTGCGGTGTGTTATCGTTCTCATCTGTTATCATAACGCTGACAGTAACATTGCTACTGAGCGGAGGAGACCCGTTATCTCGGGCAATGACGTGGACCTTGAAACTTTTCAACTTCTCGTAATCAAATGACCTCACTGCGAGAATGGCACCTGTATCTCCATTAATAGACAGCAGAGAAGACACTGGAGTGCCGTCTACATCACCAGGATATAGTGCGTAATTCACTGTGCCATTCTGTCTCCAGTCTGGGTCTGTGGCAGACACGGTGCATATAGGGGAACCTGACTTATTATTTTCTGTAATATGCGCTCTGTAGGATTGTTGCAGGAAAACAGGCGGATTATCATTAACATCAGCAACCGTTAAGTGCACTATTTTAGAAGATGACAGAGACGGAGTACCTTCATCAGTAGCAGTGATGGTGATGTTGTAATCATATTGCACCTCACGGTCTAGTTCACCAGTGCTCACAAGGGAGTAGTATTTCTTAATAGATGGGACAAGTTTAAATGGAACATTTGAACCAATGACGCAGCGGACCTCTCCGTTACTCTCAGAATCTCTATCTTGCACATTAATGATGCCGATTTCTGTACCAGGCGGTGCGTTCTCGGGAATGTGGCTATTTAGTGATTTCAGAAATATTTCTGGTATATTGTCATTAACATCTGTAAGTTCAATAATGACTTTTGTGTCTGATGATAAACCAGATCCATCTTTCCCTTCAACTCGTATCTCATATATGGATTCATCTTCAAAATCTATTGGTCCACTAACTGTAATCTTACCAGTATTAGAATCCAGTGCgaacacatttttttctaatgaaGATGCTCGGCTGAACTCGTAAGTCACTTCGCCATTTATTCCTTCGTCTAAATCCGTTGCACTAACTTTCATTACTAATGTACCCACTGGTGAGTTCTCAGGCAGTGTAGCTCGATACACCTCCTCGGTAAACGCCGGAGCATTGTCATTCGCATCCAGTACAGTGACGTGTATCTGAACACTGCCTGATCTGGGTGGAATGCCTCCATCAATAGCAGTGAGAATTAAAGttagctcctgctgctgctcacgATCAAGCTTTTTGTCCAGAACCAACTCAAGAGTCTTCCTACCGTTCTTGTTCGAAGAGACAGCTAACACAAAATGCTCATTCCTTTCTAGTACATAATTCTGTACCGCGTTTTGTCCAATATCTCCATCGTGTGCTTCACTCATTCGAAAACGTGCTCCTTTTTCTGCAGATTCGCTTATTTCTAACTTAACGACTTCTTTAGAGAACATTGGTGAATTATCGTTTATATCTTGCACATGCAGTGACATTTTATGAAGCTCCAATGGATTTTCTAACACTAGCTCGAATTTCAAAATGCATGAGACTTTTTCCCTGCAGAGGCTCTCTCTATCCATTATTTCGGCGACAATCAAATCTCCGGTACCCACATTAATGTTGCAGAAACGTTTCCGATTACCTTCAGCATCAATTCGAGCCTTTCTAGCGGATAATTCCTTCACATTCAGTCCAAGATCTTTTCCAATATTTCCGATAACATATCCTCGTTTCATCTCCTCCAGTACAGAATAGCTCACGTCTCCCTTCACACCGTGCACCGTGACAAGCAGGCAAAGAAAGAGCATGAGGCAAGCCGACGGTATTCCTTTGTTCAGCATCTTCTTTTAAAATATCCAGTTAAGTGATTGTTGAATTCAACAGATACTGCAAATAACCACATAGAACACAAAAAAGTCGTAACAGCTGACAGAAGGAAGAGAATCTCTACCGGCATAAGATTATCCGCACCATTGTCTCATCGTGTTCACTGTTACGTCTCCGCGTCACTACAGGGAGGAGAGATGTATTTTACGTGAATTTGCTTTTCAACTAACATGGTCAACAGCGACACTTTCAGTATTTATCAGAAACTACAATTCCAAAACATTCAAACACCAAGATGTTATATTCTGGTTATTTTCCAAAGAGATACACACCTGTTCACAAACCTATGGTCACACAAGGACCAATATCGACGTAACTGGGAAAAACACAGTCCTCCTGTGACAAACCTAACGGCCATCTGAAGTCCATGACATGTCTTTGATTCATATTAGAACATATTCAACTCAAAGGACAAGTGCTCAAAccacaacacagaacacacttaTCCAAACAACACAATTATTCAACAGCTATACCAAAGATATAAGCATATGACAAATGCATTTACGAGTGAACTGCAAAAATCAAGTGGTATGCAAAGTAATCCAGAAGAATTCAGTATGCTTATAATTCAGTTGTAATAACCTCAAGATAATCAACAATGTCGAACTCAAAACAGGAGATTAATATCGAGAATGATGAGGCAAAATAAATTAAGTTCCTGTATATGTAGCTAAGCACTACATTTAAACCAGAAAATACACCACAGGGCACTTTCACACATTTGCACGTCACAACTTTCATTTGGAAAGTAAATAGAAACTGTAATATGTCAGTGATACCAGATGTTATCACATAGGTGATGCAAGTGAGGCATTGGGGAAAAGGGGTGTATTGATAAGTCACGTCATACATGATTCAAATAAGCAAAGGATATTGTTATATTTTACCTGGGAGGAATCTGTTTCATCACAAGGTCCGAACGGATCTTGGGAGGATGTCTTTCTTAAAGTCATATCAGCAGGGAGGGTACCATCATTGTAGGATCTCACAAATTTAAAGTCACTGGTGCGCGATCCCGTGGTCAAATACGCGTCGTAATTATAAGCGCTACGGACGCTGCGCAAAGTTCCAGTGCCATCCACGTCTGCGTAATTTGGAGGGAGATAAGCGCTGGGAATGGCTACAGCACCGTCAAACAATAGTCTGGGCTTTCTCCTGTGGCAAAACTTCACAGccaaaatgatgatgatgaaagttAGAAAGAAGGTAGAAACAGACACCAGCGCAATAATCAAATAAGTGGTTAGTTTAGATCCAGAGTCTTGAGACAAGTCTTTCAGCTCAGGGATCTCCGCTAAATTATCTGAAATAAGTAACAACACGGTGCATGTTGCTGATAGAGGTGTCTGTCCGTTATCCTTTACGGAGACAATCAGGTTCTGTTTCATGCCAtcgttttcagaaatgtctcTCTGCGTCCTGATCTCTCCACTGTGGGTGCCGATGGTGAAAAGTCCTGGATCAGTAGCTTTAACGATGTGATAAGAAAGCCACGCGTTCTGCCCTGAGTCTGCGTCCACTGCAATCACCTTGGAGACCAGAGAGTTCGCCTGCACAGCTTTGGGCACCATCTCGGTCATGAGAGAATTGCCCTCAGCAGCTGGGTAAAGGATCTGCGGTGTGTTATCGTTCTCATCAGCTATCATAACGCTGACAGTAACATTGTTACTGAGCGGAGGGGACCCGTTATCTCGGGCAACGACTTGGACCTTGAAACTTTTCAACTTCTCGTAATCAAATGACCTCACTGCGAGAATGGCACCTGTATCTCCATTaatagagagcagagaggacacTGGAGTGCCGTCTACATCACCAGGATATAGTGCGTAATTCACTGTGCCATTCTGTCTCCAGTCTGGGTCCGTGGCAGACACGGTGCATATAGGGGAACCtggtttgttattttctgtAATATGCGCCCTGTATGACTGTTGTTGGAAAACAGGAGGATTATCATTAACATCAGCTACACTTAAGTGCACTGTTTTCGAGGATGAAAGAGACGGAGTGCCTTCATCAGTAGCAGTAATGGTGATGTTATAATCAGACTGCATCTCACGGTCTAATTCGCGAGTGGTCACAAGGGAATAATATTTTTTGATAGAGGGGACAAGTTTAAATGGCACATTTGACCCAATGAAGCAGCGGACCTCTCCGTTACTCTCAGAATCTCTATCTTGCACATTAATGATGCCGATTTCTGTACCAGGCGGTGCGTTCTCTGGAATGTGGCTACTGAGTGATTTcagaaatatttctggtgtattGTCATTAACATCTGTAAGCTCAATAATGACTTTTGTGTCTGATGACACACCAAATCCATCTTTCCCTTCAACACGCATCTCAAAAATAGATTCTTCTTCAAAATCTATTGGTCCACTAACTGCAATTTCACCAGTATTAGAATCCAGCGTAAATGCGTTTTTTGCTATTGAAGATGCTCGGCTGAACTCGTAAGTCACTTCGCCATTTATTCCTTCGTCTAAATCAGTTGCACTAACTTTTAACACTAATGTACCTATTGGTGAGTTCTCAGGCAGAGTAGCTCGATACACCTGCTCGGTAAAGACTGGAGCATTGTCATTCGCATCCAGTGCAGTGACGTGTATCTGAACACTGCCTGATCTGGGTGGAATGCCGCCATCAATGGCAGTAAGAATTAAAGTTAGCTCCTGTTGTTGCTCACGGTCTAGCTCTTTATCCAGAACTAATTCAAGAGTCTTTCTCCCGTCTTGGTTTGAAGAGACAGCTAACACAAAATGTCCATTCCTTTCCAGCATATAATTTTGCACTGCGTTTTGTCCTACATCTGCATCGTGTGCTTCGCTCATTCGAAACCGCGCTCCCTTATCGGCAGATTCGCTGATCTCTAATTTAATCATCTCTTTGGGGAAGACCGGTGAATTGTCGTTGATATCTTGAACATGCAAAGTTATTTTGTGAAGCTCCAATGGATTTTCTAACACTAGCTCAAATTTCAAAACACATGAGAGTTTTTCCCTGCAGAGGGTCTCTCTATCCATAATTTCGGCGACGGTCAAATCTCCAGTAGCCACATTGATGTTGCAGAAACGTTTGCGATTACCTTCAGCGTCAATTCGAGCCTTCCTAGCTGATAAATCCTTCACATTCAGTCCAAGATCTTTTCCAATATTACCGATAACATATCCTCGTTTCATCTCCTCCAGCACAGAATAGCTCACGTCTCCCGTCACACCGCCCACCACGACAAGCAGGCAAAGAAAGAACATGAAGCAAGCCACGTTGAACCCTTTTTTCGGCATCTTCTTTTACAGTATCCAGTTAAATGATGAATGCATTCAATAAATTCAGCAAATaagcacataaaacacaaataagTCGCTAACAGCTGATAGATAGACGAGAACCACTATAAGATTATCGGCACCATTGTTTCATCGTTTTCACTGATACGTGTCCGCGTCACTACAGGGAGGAGAGATGTATTTCAAGTGAATTTGCTTTCCAACTTACATGGTCAACAGCGACACTTTCAGTATTTATAAGAAACTGCAATACCAAAACATCTATACAGCAAAATGGAATAttattttttccccaaaaaagaaaaacacctgTTCACACACCTATAGTCACACAAGGAGCAATATCAACGTAACCGAGAAAAACACAGTCCTCCCGTGAAAAACCTAATAACCATCTGAGGTCAATGACTGGTTTCTGATTCCTATCATTAGAAGATATTCAACTTAAAGAACAAGTGATACAACAGAacaaacaaagaacacactTATCCAGAAAATACAATTATCTAACAGCGATACCAACCATATAACCCTCTCAAATGTGTTTACAAGAGAATTCAGATAATCCAGAAGAATTCAATATGCTTATAATTCAGTTGCAATAACCTCAAGAGAACCAACAATTTCGAACTGAAACCATGAGGTTAATATCGAGAGTGATGGGACAAAATAAAGGAGAAAGTTGCTTTGTAAAGTAGGCTAAGCACTATATTTAAACCAGAAAGCAAGACACCACATGGCCAAATCTGCACGTCATATATTTCATTTGGAAAGTGGATAGAAACTGTAAATATCAGTGATGTTATATGTTATCACATATGTGATGGTGCTGGAGTCTATTGATGAGTCACGTGATACATAATTAAAACAAGCAaagaatattattatattttaccTGGGAAGAATCTGTTTCATCACAAGGTCCGAATGGATCTTGGGAGGATGTCTTTCTTAAAGTCATATCAGCAGGAAGGGTGCCATCATTGTAGGATCTCACAAATTTAAAGTCACTCGTACGTGATCCCGTCGTCAAATACGCATCATAATTATAAGCGCTTCGGAC encodes:
- the LOC134068595 gene encoding protocadherin beta-16-like, translated to MPKKGFNVACFMFFLCLLVVVGGVTGDVSYSVLEEMKRGYVIGNIGKDLGLNVKDLSARKARIDAEGNRKRFCNINVATGDLTVAEIMDRETLCREKLSCVLKFELVLENPLELHKITLHVQDINDNSPVFPKEMIKLEISESADKGARFRMSEAHDADVGQNAVQNYMLERNGHFVLAVSSNQDGRKTLELVLDKELDREQQQELTLILTAIDGGIPPRSGSVQIHVTALDANDNAPVFTEQVYRATLPENSPIGTLVLKVSATDLDEGINGEVTYEFSRASSIAKNAFTLDSNTGEIAVSGPIDFEEESIFEMRVEGKDGFGVSSDTKVIIELTDVNDNTPEIFLKSLSSHIPENAPPGTEIGIINVQDRDSESNGEVRCFIGSNVPFKLVPSIKKYYSLVTTRELDREMQSDYNITITATDEGTPSLSSSKTVHLSVADVNDNPPVFQQQSYRAHITENNKPGSPICTVSATDPDWRQNGTVNYALYPGDVDGTPVSSLLSINGDTGAILAVRSFDYEKLKSFKVQVVARDNGSPPLSNNVTVSVMIADENDNTPQILYPAAEGNSLMTEMVPKAVQANSLVSKVIAVDADSGQNAWLSYHIVKATDPGLFTIGTHSGEIRTQRDISENDGMKQNLIVSVKDNGQTPLSATCTVLLLISDNLAEIPELKDLSQDSGSKLTTYLIIALVSVSTFFLTFIIIILAVKFCHRRKPRLLFDGAVAIPSAYLPPNYADVDGTGTLRSVRSAYNYDAYLTTGSRTSDFKFVRSYNDGTLPADMTLRKTSSQDPFGPCDETDSSQHLSFELNMF